GATGTCCGCTTCGCCGATCTCACCGAAAAGGCGATTGCCGTCTTTCTGATCGGCTCTCTCGATGCGCGCGGCTATCTCGTCGTGCCGCTCGCCGAGGCGGCACGCGCTCTGGATACGGATACGGCGGCTGTCGAGCGGGTGCTCCGCGTCCTGCAGGGATTCGATCCGGCGGGCATTGGGGCGCGCGACCTGGCGGAGTGCATGCGCCTACAGGCGGAGCGGGCAGGGCTCTATGAGGGGATCCTGCGCGCCGTGATCGATCGCCATCTGCGCGCGGTCGCGGAGAGGCGCTATCGAGAGATTGCGCGGACGGAGGGCGCTTCGCTTGCCGAGGTGCAGATGGCGGTGGATATCCTGCGCTCGTTCTCGCCGAAGCCCGGCATCGCCTACGGAGCGGAGCCGCCGGCCTACATTCGTGCGGACGTGCGGCTCATACGTGTTGACGGACGCATGGAAATTGTCGTCTGCGATGAGCAGCTGCCGCGCCTGCGCGTCTCTCGTCTCTATCAGCGTGCGGCGGAGATGGACGCCGAAACGCGCGACTACATCGCACAGCGCATCTACGCGGCGCGGGCGCTCATCCGCAGCATCGAGCAGCGGAGCGAGACCCTGCGTCGCGTTGCGGAGGAGCTTGTGCGGCGGCAGGCGGACTTCGTCGCGCACGGTGCGGGATCGCTCCATCCGCTCACGATGGCGGCTGTGGCGGAGGCGCTCGGGATGCACGAGTCGACTGTCAGCCGCGCCGTCGCGAATAAATACATCGACCTGCCGCGCGGACTCGTTCCGCTCAAAGCATTCTTTTCCGCCTCCGTCGGCTCGGAGGCGGGCGGTGCGCACAGCGCGGGCGCGGTACGCGCGGCAATCGGCGCCATCATCGCGGCGGAGGATGCGGCAAATCCTCTCTCGGACGCGCGCATCGCGGAGATGCTCGCAGCGCGCGGCATTCCGGCGGCGCGCCGCACGGTCGTGAAGTACCGCGAACAGCTCGGCATCCCCTCCTCGGCGAAACGGCGGCGATACTAGCGGCAGGGTTCTCCCAAACCGATGCCCGGCATTATCCTGACGGAGCGGGACAAGCTATGTCTCTTGTCCCGATGCTGCGGCAAAACGAGAATCATCCTACGAGGCACAATCACTGCCTCCCTTCACGTCTTTGCTTTATCTGTGCTCGCGCAGAATCCGATGAGCGACGACGGTCAGTGCCGGCAGTTCGATCAGAGGCCCGATGATGAGCGCGAGGGCGATGAGCGGACGGTCAGGAAACGCGGCGGCGGCAATTGCAAGCGCGAGCGGCGAGTTGCGCGCGAGGGTCGTGAAGCTGAGCGCGGTGAGGTCCGCGCCCGCAAAGCCGAGCCGTCTGCCGAGTCGTCGGACGAGGATATAGTTGACGGCAAAGAAGATCAGCATCACGAAAAGCATGTCCGCAAAGAGCATCGGATGC
This portion of the Selenomonas sp. TAMA-11512 genome encodes:
- the rpoN gene encoding RNA polymerase factor sigma-54 gives rise to the protein MQLTQQTKITQSLVMTAQLQQAIRILQLSVPELEAEIECAFLENPLLEMEDGSSAQDFPAQDEGRVRAEDAFAAAYDADDPYEAETRSDRGRMEFAAPVALSLEEELLREADVRFADLTEKAIAVFLIGSLDARGYLVVPLAEAARALDTDTAAVERVLRVLQGFDPAGIGARDLAECMRLQAERAGLYEGILRAVIDRHLRAVAERRYREIARTEGASLAEVQMAVDILRSFSPKPGIAYGAEPPAYIRADVRLIRVDGRMEIVVCDEQLPRLRVSRLYQRAAEMDAETRDYIAQRIYAARALIRSIEQRSETLRRVAEELVRRQADFVAHGAGSLHPLTMAAVAEALGMHESTVSRAVANKYIDLPRGLVPLKAFFSASVGSEAGGAHSAGAVRAAIGAIIAAEDAANPLSDARIAEMLAARGIPAARRTVVKYREQLGIPSSAKRRRY